AGTGCATTCTATAGTGTATCAATGGGTTATACTGCACATGTTAACCTCAATGCCAAACTCGCTGATATTGTGATGTACAATACTGGGTACCCCCGAACGTTTGAGAAAGAACTTATCCGTGTGCTACGCGAGGTCGGTCCCGAAGGAATTGAGGATCTGCCTTACGAAGAACCCACTATCTACTATGACTTGACGCTTCGACTGTGGCGGCTCTATCTTGAAGTTCATTTCAAGCATAGCACAGAAAATATTTATGAGAAGTTGCGTCTCTTCAAGGCGCGCGTTACAGAAAATATAGACGATGTCGTTTTGTCAGATGGCTGCTGATAGTAACAGCCGAATGGGGCGGAGTAAAAATCACGCTCCGTCCCACTCTAACAGATCCCTTAACCCCTTATTATTAATCACCGCTTCTTGTCTCATCCGAAAAACCCACCAATTTTTTTCTTGACAGATGCCGTTGAAAGCGGTATCTTTATGAAAACCAACCTAATTTCACATAGAGGCATTCGGTGCTTCTGTAAGACGAATTTCCGAATTCTGACTGCTGATTGCCGTGCACTAAGATTTTGAAAAATATGTGAAGTGTGTTAGAATAGTTTACTCACTCAAAGTAACTGCCTGACAGGGAGGAACAATAATGAGCACAAGTGAAGCACAAGCGACGGAAACTTATCGCGCGACTGCGTTCGCAGATTTCAAACCTGAACTTTCGGCTCCGGGTGCCACGCCTGAAAGACTGGCATATCTAAAGGAGCACGGTTTTGTCATCATCAACGACTTTGTTGATAACCCTTGGATTCCTATCCTTCGAGAAGCCGGACGGCGTGTTACCGAGGCGTGTGCCCCTGAACACGTCTACGACAAAATTGATTGTTCGAAGGGTTATGTCCATCGCGCAGCACACAACGAACCGTGGGCAATCCGAGGACTCATCCATCCCGCTTTCGGTGAGTCAAGTTTCGCCGAATTCCACGGCTCTTCGGATTTCTTAGATTTCGTTGCTTCTTGGTGTCACGGGCTACAACCTGAAGATATGACATTTAGTGGTATGCTCCTGTGGGCGAATCCACGGAAACAAGCAAACGGACCCAGTTGGCACAGAGACGTGACGTGGTGGGGCGATGGCGCAGGCTACTTCTCACAAAAAGAAGTCCGCGGTGATACCCCTGAAGATTATTCCGAAGAGGTAGAACGGATTCGCTGGAAAGAAATCCAAGAAAGCAACGAGAAGCGAATTACCGAACGGAACGGCGTAAGCATGTTTTTGGCACTCACAGACGACGAATGCCATGAACTGATTCCGGGTAGCCACCACCGATGGCGCACCCCTTTTGAGCATGATGTCCTACTTCCACAATCGATGAAGGATCAGGGTGTCCCCTATACACCGAGTTGGAACAAGAAAGATCCGTTGCCCGATCAGGTTGCGATTCGGCTCAAGCCGGGTGAGGCACTCATCCGCAATGGCAATAATATCCACACCGGCCACACCGTGCCTGAACGCGAGCGCAACACTTTGTCAATCGGTTGGTCGAAGTGGTCGGGTGAATTCACCGGTGAACCTTCGGTCGCAGACGCACGAAACGCTTGGCAGCTTGACCCTGCTGTCCGAGACGCTTTACCCCACGGGTTTATGCAGACGGCATGGGACCGGTGGGCAGAAACGCAAAAACTCGGAGGCACACTTGAGGATCGATATGCTGGGTTTGATGTTCAGCAGATCAAATCAGGAAAAGTCGTTGGATGGCGCACCGAATTGGAACGTCAGGCTGCAGCAGCAGGCGACGCGTGGGAAGCCTTTCAAACCGTTGCCTAACATCACAACTCAGTTGTCGATAATAACCGTAAATTGTTGTAGGGCAGGTCTTGTGCCTGCCCTTTTCCTTTATATCCGCCCAACTGTAAGTGTCAATTTTAGAAAAAAGATGCCTTATTGTAGGTTGGGGTGAACGGATCCTTTCCAGACACTTGTCAGTAAAAGGAAACCCTTACTTGTCTCACATGACTATAGTAAAGATATCGAGTGAAACCCAACACATTTCCTGTGACAGTACTGCCGATGTGACCGTATGACGTTGGGTTTCGCTCCGTTCTTGGATGTATATGATGGTATATTGAATTTAACGCCTATTTTGCCTATAGCATTAACTTTTCAATATCGCTCAACCCAACCTACGAAAACCCGACAGAAACCTAAATTGGTATCTATGATTCTTTATCTCTGTTCAACGCGTCACATCTTTACAAAAGCCGCGAAATCTGTGAAATCCGCGGTAATCCGCGATTCAGATAAATAATACCCTGAATGCTTCTGTCCCAAATTTCACTTGACTTTGCTTCTAAAGTATGGCATCATACCTTGTATAAGGTTCACGCGATTCCCAAAATCGCCACTCTTTAGCATTTTGCATTTGCATCCTCGCTGCGGAATCAGCGATCAATAGGGAGGCGCATTACCATGACAGGATTTGAGGAATACAGCACTGACGGATTTTATGACGAGATGTTTGCCCCAGATGGGAGTGCGCGTCCGGCTGCCCAGATGTTGATAGAGCGGATTGAGAGTTTTCCTGAAGGCGAACTCACGCGTCGCCAAATTGCCGCTGAATACGCGTTGCTCCGAATGGGCATCACGTTCAACGTCTACGCGGACGAGCAAGGTGTCGAAAAGATATTTCCGTTCGATCTCATCCCACGAATTATTGATGCCAGTGAATGGGAATGGATAGAACGTGGACTCAAACAGCGCATCCACGCACTGAACCTGTTTATTGACGACGTTTACCACGACCAAAAAATTCTCAAAGACGGTATCGTCCCAGCAGATGTCGTGCTTTCATCGGAAAGATACCTACAACCCTGCATCGGTTTAGACCCACCGCGCGGGGTCTGGTGCCATATCACTGGCACAGACTTAGTCCGCGATAGCGATGGACAAGTTTATGTATTGGAAGATAATCTCGGTTGTCCATCTGGCGTCTCTTATGTCGTGGAAAATCGGCAGTTAATGAAGCGGACCTTTCCGCAACTTTTTGGGATGTCGCAAATTCAACCGGTCGAAGATTATCCGAGCCAATTGCTAAATATGCTCCGGTACCTCGTAACCGACAAAATCTTATCTCCTGAAGTTGCGGTACTAACACCGGGCGTTTATAACTCCGCATACTTTGAGCACTCCTTCCTCGCGCAACAGATGGGCGTTGAATTGGTTGAGGGACGCGATCTCGTCGTAATGGACGGGTTTGTGCACGCGCGAACCACGAAAGGTTTTGAGCGTGTTGATGTCATCTACCGCCGCATTAACGACGATTTCCTTGACCCGAAGGCGTTCAAACCCGAATCAATGCTCGGTGTTCCCGGATTGATGGATGTTTACAAAGCCGGACGTGTCGCTTTGGTTAATGCCCCTGGCACCTGTGTCGCCGATGACAAAGTCGTCTGTGCTTTCGTCCCTGAGATCATCAAGTATTATCTCGGCGAAGACATTATCGTCCCAAATGTTCCGACCTACATGTGTTGGAAAGATAGCGATCAGAAATATGTTCTGGAACATCTTGACGAGCTCGTTGTGAAAGAAGCTAACCAGTCTGGTGGCTATGGAATGCTGATTGGTCCGCATGCCACCAAAGCAGAACACGAGGAGTTTGCCCGCCGAATTAAAGACAATCCGCGCAATTACATTGCCCAACCGACACTCGCACTTTCACGTGTGCCGGTGATGATTGACGACCATTTTGAGGGACGGCACGTTGACTTGCGCCCGTTTATTCTTTATGGTGAAGAGATTTACGTCCTCCCAGGTGGATTGACACGGGTCGCACTCAAAAAGGGTTCACTTGTTGTCAACTCCTCACAAGGTGGCGGTAGCAAAGATACGTGGGTCTTATCGGGCCCGGGATCCCCGTCCGTTACAGGGAAAGGGGCGTAGGAGGTTGTCATGCTGAGTCGCGTTGCAGAATCAATTTATTGGATGAGTCGCTACATTGAACGTGCCGAGAATGTCGCCCGTTTCGTCGATGTCAATTTGCGTTTGATCCTTGACGCACCCGTCGGTATGCAGGCACAGTGGGAACCTCTTGTTGCGACCACAGGCGATGATGAAGTGTTTGCCGAACGCTATGGCGAGGCATCACGTGAAGCCGTCATCCGATTTTTGGCGTTTGACGCTGAAAACCCGAATTCAATTGTCTCTTGCTTACGGGCTGGTCGAGAAAACGCCCGGTCCATACGCGAAAATATCTCATCAGAGATGTGGGAGCAGCTAAACGATGCCTACTTATTGGTGGCAAACACTTCTGAACAGTGGGCGATGGCAGAACCCCATGAATTCTTCACAGAGATCAAACTCGCATCACACCTCTTCATGGGACTCACAGATAATATCATGTCCCATAGCGAAGGATGGCACTTCTGTCAGTTGGGACGTTTGATTGAACGCGCCGACAAGACCTCAAGGATCGTTGATGTCAAATACTTTATCCTACTCCCATCTATCTGGGATGTCAATACACCGTTTGATGATATTCAGTGGGGCGCGCTGCTTCATTCTGCCAGTGGGTTTGAAATGTATCGCCGCACCTACGGACTCATCTCCCCAGATGATGTCGTCGCTTTTTTGTTGTTAAGCCGTGAATTTCCGCGCTCTGTTCTCTATTGCCTCTCCAAAGCGGAGGAGTCATTGCACGCGATATCCGGCACGCCTTTAGAGACGTTCTCCAATACCGCAGAGCAGCGTTTAGGACAACTCCGTGCCGAATTCGCGTATGCCCAAGTCAAACAGATCCTCTCAACCGGTCTACACGAGTTTCTCGATGCATTCCAGACCAAACTTAACTTAGTCGGCGCGGATATTCACAAAACATTTTTCGCATTGCGCCCTGTCAATGGAGAACCTATTCAGGAACAGACTCAGGAACAGACGCAGTTGTAGGTTGCGCTATTGTATATCCGTTAAAAAGATCAGAAATTGTGTAATTTTACAAGAAACCGATTTGGACAGGGGGGCCCACCCGTTACTGGGAAAGGGGACAAATCGGAGCAGAAACCCAATACTTAAAAAAATGGCAATTCGTGTAGCAATCAATCATAAATCCATTTACCAATATGACCGGTTCGTCAACTTGTCGCCACACGTTTTTCGATTGAGACCCGCCGTCCACTGTCGAACACCGATTGAAGCGTATTCGTTTAAAATTGAGCCCGAAAACCACTTTATCAATTGGCAGCAAGATCCATTCGGCAACTATCAAGCGCGTGTCATTTTCCAAGAACCCACACGCGCCCTATCTATTGCAGTAGATCTTGTCGCAGATATGACTGTTATCAACCCGTTCGATTTTTTCCTTGAGGCGAGTGCTGAACACTATCCATTTTCTTACGAAGCGCAGCTGAAAAAAGAATTAACGCCCTTCCTTGAAGTGAAAGAGAATGGTCCGTTGCTGACAGCATGGTTAGCAGACATTCCCCGGACGCAGAAGAAACTCATCGACTTCCTTGTTGATGTCAACAGATCCTTATGGGAAAATATAAAATACACGATTCGGATGGAACCAGGCGTGCAGTCCTGTGAAGAGACTTTAGAAAAGCGGATCGGTTCATGCCGGGACACAGGATGGTTGCTCGTTCAGATTTTCCGACACCTCGGCTTAGCTGCCCGATTCGTCTCTGGTTACCTCGTACAACTCGTCGCCGATCAGAAGCCTGTAGACGGACCCGCTGGTCCTGCACAGGACTTCACCGACTTGCACGCGTGGTGCGAAGTCTACGCACCCGGCGCAGGGTGGATAGGTTTGGACCCAACATCCAGCTTATTTGCGGGTGAGGGACATATTCCTTTGGCATGCGTACCCGACCCTGTGAGTGCAGCACCCGTCAGCGGTTACACCGATCTGTGCGAAACAGAATTTACCTATAGTAACACCGTCCAGCGTATCCATGAAGACCCGCGCGTGACGAAACCTTATACGGAAACACAGTGGGCAGATATTAACGCCCTCGGGCAGCAGGTTGACCAAGACATAATTCAAAATGACATTCGGTTGACAATGGGTGGCGAACCGACTTTCGTATCAATCGACGATACAGACAGTCCGGAATGGGACACAGAAGCGGACAGTCCGAAAAAAAGGGAGTTAGCGACAGGACTTCTGCAGCGTTTGCGGAACAGTTTCGGGCCCGGCGGTGCCCTCTATTACGGACAAGGAAAATGGTATCCGGGTGAACCGTTACCGCGTTGGAAGTTCGGCTGCTTTTGGCGTAAAGATGGCGTGCCCGTCTGGCAGAACGATAAACTCTTCGCTGAACCTCACAAAGATTACGGCTTCGGCGTTGAAGAGGCTAAACAGTTTATGGATCGCCTCACTGAAGGGTTGAACATCACGACACATCAGGTAGTACCGGCTTACGAAGACGCGCTTTATTTTCTTTGGACGGAAGATAGACTACCTGTCAACATTGATCCGCTCGACTTTGACTTCAAGGAAGCG
This Candidatus Poribacteria bacterium DNA region includes the following protein-coding sequences:
- a CDS encoding circularly permuted type 2 ATP-grasp protein: MTGFEEYSTDGFYDEMFAPDGSARPAAQMLIERIESFPEGELTRRQIAAEYALLRMGITFNVYADEQGVEKIFPFDLIPRIIDASEWEWIERGLKQRIHALNLFIDDVYHDQKILKDGIVPADVVLSSERYLQPCIGLDPPRGVWCHITGTDLVRDSDGQVYVLEDNLGCPSGVSYVVENRQLMKRTFPQLFGMSQIQPVEDYPSQLLNMLRYLVTDKILSPEVAVLTPGVYNSAYFEHSFLAQQMGVELVEGRDLVVMDGFVHARTTKGFERVDVIYRRINDDFLDPKAFKPESMLGVPGLMDVYKAGRVALVNAPGTCVADDKVVCAFVPEIIKYYLGEDIIVPNVPTYMCWKDSDQKYVLEHLDELVVKEANQSGGYGMLIGPHATKAEHEEFARRIKDNPRNYIAQPTLALSRVPVMIDDHFEGRHVDLRPFILYGEEIYVLPGGLTRVALKKGSLVVNSSQGGGSKDTWVLSGPGSPSVTGKGA
- a CDS encoding alpha-E domain-containing protein; amino-acid sequence: MLSRVAESIYWMSRYIERAENVARFVDVNLRLILDAPVGMQAQWEPLVATTGDDEVFAERYGEASREAVIRFLAFDAENPNSIVSCLRAGRENARSIRENISSEMWEQLNDAYLLVANTSEQWAMAEPHEFFTEIKLASHLFMGLTDNIMSHSEGWHFCQLGRLIERADKTSRIVDVKYFILLPSIWDVNTPFDDIQWGALLHSASGFEMYRRTYGLISPDDVVAFLLLSREFPRSVLYCLSKAEESLHAISGTPLETFSNTAEQRLGQLRAEFAYAQVKQILSTGLHEFLDAFQTKLNLVGADIHKTFFALRPVNGEPIQEQTQEQTQL